One Lucilia cuprina isolate Lc7/37 chromosome 4, ASM2204524v1, whole genome shotgun sequence DNA segment encodes these proteins:
- the LOC124419505 gene encoding protein couch potato-like gives FIKILFPFSFLDCFLTKDNYFLSHNQPVDLGGPFFPGGPELWHHPLAYSAAAAELPGAAALQHATLVHPALHPQVPVRSYL, from the coding sequence tttatcaaaattttatttcccttttcttttttggattgttttttaacaaaagacaattattttctttctcATAATCAACCTGTAGATTTGGGTGGGCCCTTCTTTCCGGGCGGACCCGAGCTATGGCATCATCCGTTAGCATATTCGGCGGCTGCCGCTGAATTGCCCGGAGCTGCGGCTCTGCAACATGCTACACTAGTACATCCGGCACTGCATCCTCAAGTGCCAGTGCGCTCTTATCTTTGA
- the LOC111682752 gene encoding homeobox protein 5-like: MEQPMHQTQMTMPQHHQQTTAIHPNMHMSAAAAAAAAAAAAGLPPSGAATGPAGAAHQSGGHPSHHPFLSSPALASPVGSTNNATHPNNPPLAANAPCSTLFVANLGQFVSEHELKEVFSSMPGFCRLRMHTKGTHNITSSSSTTSITSSTTTTTSNITSNTLTNNSNTTNTTTNNNISTSCSTNSSNNTLAATIGAGAGHLNSLQQQQQQQVTQQQQHFNNYNNAAGNVTTLSGGNLTATTNANHPVAFIEFKDANSAAAAMQQLQGKYLLSSDRGSIRIEFAKTKMINDGSTTQIINGNNPGNGNNNPNKLLNTTMTLNPTTMTIINPQASTMLTPPPPTNNCPQLVILNGYPAATAAGHQQILMAPPPPPAQLANHLHQHTQFVNCAAPSAAVTAVSMAPGSLATLQFNSNCNSNNNNNGTNNTNNNTTTTILNNNNNNFNNANIINNNNNNRSTALPPQPPLPPQPTTVVVNSLQHQLHPIQHQNHLFRDVCIV, from the exons ATGGAGCAGCCTATGCATCAA ACTCAAATGACAATGCCGCAACATCATCAACAAACAACAGCTATACATCCTAATATGCATATGTCTGCTGCTGCCGCCGCCGCTGCTGCAGCTGCGGCTGCCGGTTTACCACCTAGTGGTGCCGCTACTGGTCCGGCTGGTGCTGCTCACCAGTCCGGTGGTCATCCATCACATCATCCTTTTTTATCAAGTCCCGCTCTAGCGAGCCCAGTTGGTTCTACAAATAATGCAACGCATCCTAATAATCCACCTTTGGCTGCCAATGCACCATGTTCGACTTTATTTGTAGCCAATCTGGGACAATTTGTTTCAGAACATGAACTCAAAGAAGTATTCTCTAG TATGCCTGGCTTTTGTCGCCTACGAATGCACACAAAAGGTACGCACAATATCACTTCTTCTTCTTCTACTACTTCCATCACTTcttctactactactactacttctaATATCACGTCCAACACACTCACTAATAATTCCAACACAACTAacaccaccaccaacaacaatatATCAACAAGTTGTAGCACAAATTCATCCAACAACACTTTAGCAGCAACTATTGGAGCTGGAGCCGGACATTTAAATAGtctacaacagcagcagcagcagcaagtaacacaacagcaacaacattttaacaattataataatGCTGCCGGAAATGTAACCACTTTGTCGGGCGGAAatttaacagcaacaactaaTGCTAATCATCCTGTAGCATTTATTGAGTTTAAAGATGCAAATAGTGCTGCTGCTGCCATGCAACAATTGCAGGGCAAATATTTACTATCTTCAGATCGTGGCTCTATACGTATAGAATTTGCCAAGACCAAAATGATTAACGATGGCTCTACAACACAAATTATCAATGGTAATAATCCAGGCAATGGCAATAATAATCCCAATAAATTACTTAATACTACAATGACTCTTAATCCAACAACAATGACCATAATAAATCCACAAGCTTCTACCATGTTGACTCCACCACCACCCACTAACAATTGTCCCCAGTTGGTTATATTAAATGGTTACCCAGCAGCCACAGCTGCTGGACATCAACAAATCTTAATGGCACCACCACCGCCACCAGCTCAATTGGCTAATCATCTTCATCAGCATACACAATTTGTAAATTGCGCTGCTCCATCAGCCGCTGTAACTGCTGTCTCAATGGCCCCTGGATCTTTAGCCACTTTACAATTCAATAGTAAttgtaatagtaataataataacaatggcACTAACAATACTAATAACAATACAACtacaactattttaaataataataataataattttaacaatgcaaatataattaataataataacaataatcgtTCTACTGCACTACCACCACAACCACCACTACCACCTCAGCCTACTACTGTTGTTGTAAATTCACTACAGCACCAACTTCATCCAATACAGCACCAAAATCATCTTTTTAGAGACGTATGTATTGTTTGA